CCTGCAAGGATCACAAACCCCGGACGTCCCGAAGGTGAAGTATGAGTTGATTCCTGAAAAAACACATATTTCTTTTTTTCTGCAGACTTTAAGCTTTTGTGATGTCCGGTCAGACTGACATCAAATGAAACCGGTTCTCGAAAAGTGAAGGCTTCAGAAGTCATAATCAATTCCAGATAAAGGGTTCAACAGGAAAAACGATGGTTATCGTTGCTGACAAATCAGCACCATCTAAAATACTCCCGTGTAAAAAACACAGTGATCCTAATAACTTTCATCAATCTGTCAATCTGAATCATGGGCAAGGTGATTTTGACATCACCTGACACCCAGACATTCAGTTGAGCGGCATTCGCAAATCGTTAATCCTGGTACTCATCAGACTGATAGAGTTCAAGGATTTCTCCCACCTCTCCCATTGCAAACACAGTTCCATTTTTCAGCAGTAACGCTTTATTGCAAAATTCTTTGATCACATCATCTGAATGCGAAGCAATGACCATGATTTTAGCCTTGTTCATAAACTCATTCAGACGTGCTTCTGCCTTATGGATAAAACGGGCGTCTCCTGTCCCAATCACTTCATCCATCAGTAAAATATCTGATTCCAGTGAAGTCATAATGGCAAAAGCCAGTCGCATGAGCATACCTGAAGAGTAGACTCTGACAGGCAGTTCCAGATATCTTCCCAACTCAGTGAATTCAGCGATCTCATCGATTTTCAGCTTAATCTCAGCTGAACTCAAACCCAGCAATCGTCCACGCAAAATGATATTTTCAAAGCCGGTCGCTTCCATCTCGAAACCCAGAGTAATATTCAGTGTTGATAACACCTTGCCTTGAACCTCAACGTGTCCCTGAGTCGGCGTGTAAATTCCTGCGATGACTTTTAATAACGTCGATTTTCCAGCTCCATTGTGACCGATCAATCCCAGACGATCCCCATCTCGGAGCTGAAAATTCACGTGTTCCAGCCCTGTGACCAGAATCGTTCCACTGCCACCAGATATTTTCCCTCCGGTGGCGATGCTCAGCAGTGTATTTTTTACGGACCGGTCACCTGCTCCGATAATCGGAAAATGTAATGTGACATCGTCTACATCGATACTCGCCATTTCAAATCCAGTATACGATTCGATCGCGCTTGTATGCATAGAGCAGAAGTGAGACAGTAAAACCAACCAGAGCTAATGCCAGTGCGATCAACCATGAACTCGATGCAGGACCATCATTCATAATGGGAGAACGCGTCAGATCCAGAAAATATGTAATCGGATTTAATTTGAGGACCCAGCTGTCGGCCCCCACCAGTTTGGGTAACCAGGTAATAGGCGAAACGAAAAATAAAACCTGGACCAGACTTTGGATGATGGGCTCCAGATCACGAAAACGGGCCCCCAGAATCCCCAGGAGCAGCATAATCCAGAACAAATTCATCAACACAATAATTAAACCCGGTATCAGTGCCAACATCTGCCAATGAGGCCAGATATGATAGTAAAGACACACCCCTACAATAAAAACGGCATTGTGCAGCAGGATGATAAAATTCCTGGTCAGAGCACGTACTACCAGTACCAGGAGATTGACCTTCATATCTTTGATGTAGGAATTGTTTGTAATAAATATTGTCGGTGATTCGCCCAACGTAGTGGCGATCATGGTCCAGAACAGATAGCCAATCGCCAGATTGGGGAGATATTCTCCGGCAGGTACTTTAAACAGCTTGGAGTACACGACCCCGAGTGCAATGATAAAGATGGCCATACTGATCGTAATCCAGAATGGCCCCAGCTTCGACCGGCGATAACGAATGCGAATATCAAACCAGGCCAGAAAGAGACATAGCTGGCTGGATTTGAACACATCGACAATATCATTCAAGGCAAGATTGACTCGGTTTCTCATCAGCAGGTCATTTTATTGAATTTAAAAATTCAACAATCCTTTTACTTGCCAGGCCATCGCCATAGGGATTATGTGCTTGTGACATTGATTGATAATAGGAATCGGAATCAAGCAGTTCAGTCACTTCTGCAACAATTCGTTCATAGTTGGTTCCGACCAGTTTCACCGTTCCCGCCTCAAGTGCTTCCGGTCTTTCCGTTGTGTCACGCATTACCAATACAGGTTTTCCCAGCGAGGGGGCTTCTTCCTGAATCCCACCGG
The sequence above is a segment of the Gimesia algae genome. Coding sequences within it:
- a CDS encoding ABC transporter ATP-binding protein, translating into MASIDVDDVTLHFPIIGAGDRSVKNTLLSIATGGKISGGSGTILVTGLEHVNFQLRDGDRLGLIGHNGAGKSTLLKVIAGIYTPTQGHVEVQGKVLSTLNITLGFEMEATGFENIILRGRLLGLSSAEIKLKIDEIAEFTELGRYLELPVRVYSSGMLMRLAFAIMTSLESDILLMDEVIGTGDARFIHKAEARLNEFMNKAKIMVIASHSDDVIKEFCNKALLLKNGTVFAMGEVGEILELYQSDEYQD
- a CDS encoding ABC transporter permease: MRNRVNLALNDIVDVFKSSQLCLFLAWFDIRIRYRRSKLGPFWITISMAIFIIALGVVYSKLFKVPAGEYLPNLAIGYLFWTMIATTLGESPTIFITNNSYIKDMKVNLLVLVVRALTRNFIILLHNAVFIVGVCLYYHIWPHWQMLALIPGLIIVLMNLFWIMLLLGILGARFRDLEPIIQSLVQVLFFVSPITWLPKLVGADSWVLKLNPITYFLDLTRSPIMNDGPASSSWLIALALALVGFTVSLLLYAYKRDRIVYWI